A genomic segment from Armatimonadota bacterium encodes:
- a CDS encoding ADP-ribose pyrophosphatase gives MREEVLRSERVYEGRVVNLRVDTVRLPNGKTSQREIVEHRGAVAIVPLLDKETVLMIRQFRLAVNEELLEVPAGTLEPDEPPEVCAARELEEETGYRAGALRQLFSQYLAPGYSQEILHVFLAQGLEKTVQRTEEDENVEVVPVPLSRAVDMVLSGEIRDAKTIAALLVTHYILLNRR, from the coding sequence GTGCGGGAAGAGGTTCTCCGTTCAGAGAGAGTGTACGAGGGACGGGTGGTAAACCTGCGGGTAGATACCGTTCGCCTGCCCAACGGCAAGACCTCACAGCGAGAGATCGTGGAACATCGCGGAGCGGTCGCTATTGTGCCCCTGTTGGATAAGGAGACCGTCCTGATGATTCGGCAGTTCCGACTGGCGGTGAACGAGGAGCTGCTGGAGGTGCCCGCAGGCACGCTGGAACCCGATGAGCCGCCGGAGGTATGCGCCGCTCGCGAACTGGAAGAAGAGACAGGCTATCGCGCCGGTGCTCTGCGCCAGCTATTCAGCCAGTACCTGGCTCCGGGTTACTCGCAGGAGATACTGCATGTGTTTCTGGCACAGGGTTTGGAAAAAACCGTTCAGCGTACGGAAGAGGACGAAAACGTAGAAGTGGTGCCCGTACCTCTGTCGCGTGCGGTAGATATGGTGTTGTCTGGGGAGATCCGGGATGCCAAAACCATCGCCGCTCTGCTGGTGACGCATTATATACTGCTGAATCGGCGATAG
- a CDS encoding glutamine--scyllo-inositol aminotransferase, producing the protein MQVGFYGHVRQYHNLKAEIDKAIVDVLETGSYITGPTLERFEHELAQFFGMKYAVGVNSGTDAIWLALMALGIGPGDEVITVTNTFFATAEAIWIAGAKAVFVDTEPKTNNIDVTKIEAAITPRTKAIIPVHLYGQCAEMDKIAQIARKHGLAVIEDCAQAIDAHGDTFKVGELSDAVAISFIAHKNLGTPGDAGAVVTNREDVAVGVKRLRNHGSLKRSVHSFGFNSRLDDLHAGILSVKLKYIHEWNDRRREIAQMYTSALKDTSLKLPYELPGYRHVYHLYVVETTNGKRDDLLHFLNKNGIDAKCHYPIAIHQQEGYPWGKEAQIVGGVPNSEWNAANCVSLPMFPELYQEEIDYTIEKVLEWCQANP; encoded by the coding sequence ATGCAAGTCGGGTTCTACGGTCATGTCCGCCAGTATCACAACCTGAAGGCGGAGATCGATAAAGCGATTGTAGACGTGCTGGAGACAGGTTCCTACATTACGGGCCCCACTCTGGAGCGATTCGAGCACGAGCTCGCCCAGTTCTTCGGCATGAAGTACGCTGTCGGCGTCAACTCGGGCACCGACGCGATATGGCTCGCGCTAATGGCGCTGGGCATCGGCCCGGGTGACGAGGTGATTACCGTCACCAACACCTTCTTCGCCACCGCTGAAGCCATCTGGATTGCAGGCGCAAAGGCAGTGTTTGTGGACACCGAACCGAAGACCAACAATATCGACGTCACCAAAATCGAAGCGGCTATCACCCCGCGCACCAAGGCGATTATCCCCGTGCATCTGTACGGTCAGTGCGCGGAGATGGACAAAATCGCCCAGATAGCCCGCAAACATGGGCTGGCGGTCATCGAGGACTGTGCTCAGGCGATAGATGCACATGGCGACACCTTCAAAGTAGGCGAACTGTCCGACGCGGTGGCGATCAGCTTCATCGCCCATAAGAACCTGGGTACCCCGGGCGATGCGGGCGCGGTTGTCACCAATCGTGAGGATGTCGCCGTCGGTGTAAAGCGACTGCGCAACCACGGCTCGCTCAAGCGGTCGGTGCACAGTTTCGGCTTCAACAGCCGTCTGGATGACCTGCACGCAGGTATCCTCAGCGTGAAGCTGAAGTATATCCATGAGTGGAACGACCGAAGGCGCGAAATCGCGCAGATGTACACCAGCGCGCTCAAAGATACCTCGTTGAAGCTGCCTTATGAGCTGCCCGGATACCGCCACGTGTACCACCTGTACGTGGTGGAAACCACCAATGGCAAGCGTGATGACCTGCTTCACTTCCTGAACAAGAACGGTATCGACGCCAAGTGCCACTACCCCATCGCCATCCACCAGCAGGAGGGCTACCCGTGGGGCAAAGAGGCGCAAATCGTTGGCGGAGTGCCCAACAGCGAGTGGAACGCGGCGAACTGCGTCTCCCTGCCGATGTTCCCCGAACTGTATCAGGAAGAGATTGACTACACCATCGAGAAGGTGCTCGAGTGGTGTCAGGCAAACCCGTAG
- the hisI gene encoding phosphoribosyl-AMP cyclohydrolase: MQFIEQLKFNEQGLIPAIVQDSENGDVLMMAWMNREALQRTIETGKATYWSRSRQKFWVKGETSGHFQEVQGIYIDCDADVVLLKVKQTGAACHEGYRSCFFRQVDAERGDLKVVLERLIDPEEVYSS, encoded by the coding sequence ATGCAATTTATCGAGCAGCTGAAGTTTAACGAACAGGGCTTGATCCCCGCCATCGTGCAGGATTCGGAAAACGGTGACGTGTTGATGATGGCGTGGATGAATCGAGAGGCTCTGCAGCGAACCATCGAGACGGGCAAAGCCACCTACTGGAGTCGCTCGCGCCAGAAGTTCTGGGTGAAAGGCGAAACGTCGGGGCATTTTCAGGAGGTTCAGGGCATTTACATAGATTGTGACGCGGACGTAGTGTTGCTGAAAGTGAAACAGACAGGGGCAGCGTGTCACGAGGGATACCGCAGCTGTTTCTTCCGGCAGGTAGACGCGGAGCGCGGCGATCTGAAAGTGGTGTTAGAGCGTCTCATCGACCCCGAAGAGGTCTACTCGAGTTAA
- a CDS encoding oxidoreductase yields the protein MSHPVYKVVVVGMGKRGMHHATTFHANPRFEVVGICDIDTTRLQSAAAQLGNPMTSTDAADLLAKTKPDVFCLTTMPNIRYSMIQLAVEAGVQLIAYEKPMALSLREARQIMELVRQAGVKTVVSHQHRYGAHYQKVKQIIASGAIGRVHTVYGHATGWMLHMMTHLIDYMRWYNDNAEAEWVMAQASGRGKLSDNHPSPDYIAGVIHFANGVRGIVECGAGAPDVPEVDYWWRKARIGAQGTEGFAEVLTGGGWRAVTREGLMQGPGTMDYNLDMPPYIEDMARWLDDDSAVHPCNGEDAYKGFEIMMAMVRSVVERGQVALPLPDGPPELEELSKVLPDKPVLLSMLENRKEYPA from the coding sequence ATGAGCCATCCAGTGTACAAGGTAGTTGTGGTAGGCATGGGCAAGCGCGGGATGCACCATGCTACCACCTTCCACGCCAACCCGCGCTTTGAGGTGGTGGGCATCTGCGACATCGACACCACCAGGTTGCAATCTGCCGCCGCGCAGCTGGGCAACCCGATGACCAGCACCGACGCGGCAGACCTGCTGGCAAAAACGAAGCCCGACGTGTTCTGCCTTACCACCATGCCCAATATCCGCTACTCGATGATCCAGCTGGCGGTAGAGGCGGGTGTCCAGCTCATCGCCTACGAGAAGCCGATGGCACTCAGCCTGCGCGAGGCACGCCAGATTATGGAACTGGTACGGCAGGCAGGCGTCAAAACGGTAGTCAGTCACCAGCACCGCTACGGCGCGCATTACCAGAAGGTGAAGCAGATTATCGCCAGCGGCGCCATCGGGCGGGTGCATACCGTGTACGGGCACGCCACCGGCTGGATGCTGCACATGATGACGCACCTCATCGACTACATGCGCTGGTACAACGACAACGCCGAGGCGGAATGGGTGATGGCGCAGGCAAGCGGGCGCGGCAAGCTTTCCGACAACCATCCCTCACCCGACTACATCGCCGGCGTCATCCACTTTGCCAACGGCGTGCGCGGCATCGTGGAGTGTGGCGCAGGCGCACCCGATGTGCCCGAAGTAGACTACTGGTGGCGCAAGGCGCGAATCGGCGCACAGGGCACAGAGGGATTCGCCGAGGTGCTGACGGGCGGAGGCTGGCGTGCTGTGACCAGAGAGGGCTTGATGCAGGGACCCGGCACGATGGACTACAACCTCGACATGCCCCCCTACATCGAGGACATGGCACGCTGGCTGGACGACGACAGCGCGGTGCACCCCTGCAATGGCGAGGACGCCTACAAAGGCTTCGAAATCATGATGGCAATGGTGCGTTCGGTGGTAGAACGCGGGCAAGTTGCCCTTCCCCTCCCCGACGGACCACCCGAGCTAGAGGAACTTTCTAAGGTGCTGCCGGATAAACCAGTGCTCCTTTCCATGCTGGAGAACCGCAAAGAGTATCCGGCATAG
- a CDS encoding glycosyl transferase family 1 gives MRVLHLARPAAGGVLRFLQNVVPRLERNGVECAVACPSSMHPSLPSVRTLHWQISDRPQILTDLRCARQTKGWQKEYDLLHAHGLRAAGVLALASPPCWVFTLHNLPPERLKPPTYWLLRRVAHSARRILTVSQAVQQAWLHHFPQSEPKCVVVPGGVDVVAIQSCEADSHNARRRWNLPEGAPVALCVARLMEDKGVDVLLRALAHTPDWFALIVGDGPQRETLVRLVADLGIGERVRFTGYLPALDEAWCACDIAVVPSRREGLGLFALEAMAAEKPVIASSAGGLAEVVLPGETGWLVPPGDPLALANALREALALRERWQDVGRRGREYVSQHFTWEHTTQRLLDVYRRFSSI, from the coding sequence ATGCGCGTCTTGCATCTGGCACGTCCGGCAGCAGGTGGGGTACTGCGTTTTTTACAAAACGTGGTGCCACGCCTGGAACGTAATGGGGTAGAGTGTGCCGTTGCCTGTCCTTCCTCCATGCATCCTTCGCTTCCTTCTGTACGCACTCTGCACTGGCAGATTTCTGACCGTCCGCAGATTCTGACTGACCTCCGGTGTGCTCGACAAACAAAGGGTTGGCAGAAAGAATATGACCTGCTCCACGCGCACGGATTGCGGGCAGCGGGAGTACTTGCCCTGGCGTCGCCTCCTTGCTGGGTTTTCACCCTGCATAACCTCCCCCCCGAGCGACTGAAGCCCCCGACGTACTGGTTGTTAAGGCGCGTCGCTCACTCGGCAAGGCGGATTCTGACCGTTTCGCAGGCGGTGCAGCAAGCGTGGCTGCATCACTTCCCCCAATCGGAGCCAAAGTGTGTAGTAGTGCCTGGTGGTGTAGATGTGGTCGCTATCCAGTCTTGCGAGGCAGACAGTCACAATGCTCGCAGGCGATGGAATCTGCCGGAAGGCGCTCCCGTCGCGCTGTGCGTTGCGCGGTTGATGGAGGATAAAGGAGTGGATGTGTTGTTGAGGGCGCTGGCACATACTCCTGACTGGTTCGCACTGATTGTGGGCGACGGTCCCCAGCGTGAGACTCTTGTCCGTCTCGTGGCAGACCTGGGGATAGGGGAGCGAGTGCGCTTCACCGGCTATCTACCCGCTTTGGATGAAGCATGGTGCGCGTGCGACATAGCCGTCGTGCCTTCACGTCGAGAGGGGTTGGGCTTGTTCGCGCTAGAGGCAATGGCAGCGGAAAAGCCGGTCATCGCCTCGAGCGCGGGCGGGCTGGCGGAGGTGGTGTTGCCCGGCGAAACAGGCTGGCTGGTTCCTCCAGGCGATCCTCTTGCGCTTGCGAACGCTCTGCGAGAGGCTCTTGCCCTGCGCGAACGCTGGCAGGATGTGGGAAGGCGAGGCAGGGAGTATGTCTCCCAGCACTTCACGTGGGAACACACCACGCAGCGGCTCCTGGATGTCTATCGCCGATTCAGCAGTATATAA